The proteins below come from a single Afipia felis ATCC 53690 genomic window:
- a CDS encoding baseplate multidomain protein megatron has translation MAALVLSVAGGAAGAVFGPVGAIAGRIVGALAGNMIDQALFGSTARSITGPRLADLDVMASTEGAPIPRLYGRARLSGQVIWATRLEEVVSTSSQSAGGKGGIGGATATTTTTTYSYFANFAVGLCEGEIGSVGRIWADGDLLDTSTLVLRVHRGSEDQAPDDLIVAKEGAANAPAYRGLAYVVFERLPLAQFGNRIPQLSFEIVRPVGELERMTRTVTLIPGSTEFGYETSAVVRVLGPGQSAPENRHVTTASSDVVASLDDLQATCPNLERVAIVVAWFGSDLRAGACRIRPGIDNAIKVTSGGTWSVAGVTRPNAYLVSSVDGVPSYGGTPSDDSVRHLIAELKARGLKVTVYPFLMMDIPPGNALPDPWTGAPTQPAYPWRGHITCDPAPGVSGSPQGTAAATDQVAQFFSGGGTSGWNYRRMILHYASLAASCGGVDAFLIGSELKALTRVRSGAGVYPVVTALATLAADVKAIVGPSTLVTYGADWTEYGADVVTPDASEVRFPLDALWASPAIDAVGIDYYAPLSDWRDEAGHLDAADASTIYDRGYLKSRLQSGEAYDWYYADDIARVAQARSPITDGLGKPWTFRAKDIWNWWRNAHYERVGGVELGAPTAWLPCSKPIWLTEIGCPAVDKGANQPSVFPDAKSSDGNIPYFSNGQRDDLIQRRMLEAMLGAFDSAFGGDDTHNPVSPVYGGRMIDISGIHLWTWDARPYPVFPLASDVWNDAPNWQTGHWLTGRLGGAPLDATVAAILSDASVEGVDASALRDGCDGYVVDRPMTPRAMIEPLTAAYAFDATAVGADLVFVPRGGAPVMEISEDDLVDSGKDALAALTRAQETELPREVSFGYTDASVDYRRAAVTSRRLIGGANRALHSDLAVVTSDAAATRRADIWLQDLWAGRESISFALGVDHLTLMPGDVVGVTIKGRRRLYEVSELIDTEQRQARARSIDPDIFNVPLPLPRLSTPTIPPALGPVQALALDLPMLDSSDPPVLTRLAVFASPWPGPVTVWRSPDGLSFERAATAYVPSVMGETLDPLPAGPVACWDRGSEVRVRLYGGALTSLADANVLNGANAAAVMNADGAWEVIQFAQAELVDDKTYRLSRLLRGQAGSEYAIAVPLPAGAPFVLLDDHLIEIARGIGALDRSVDLRIVATGRSHDDPSALAMTLVPQPAALMPLAPVHLRATRESGGNIAMSWIRRTRKDGDAWGVEVPLGEDAEAYEIDIMLGGTVKRTLSVNVPAATYVASDEAADFGGPQTSLTIRVFQLSSAVGRGRPAQSTFAL, from the coding sequence ATGGCGGCGCTGGTTCTTTCCGTGGCGGGCGGCGCGGCCGGTGCCGTGTTCGGCCCAGTGGGCGCCATTGCCGGGCGCATCGTCGGCGCGCTCGCGGGCAACATGATCGATCAGGCGCTGTTCGGCTCAACAGCGCGCAGCATCACCGGGCCAAGGCTCGCCGATCTCGATGTGATGGCCTCGACAGAAGGCGCGCCGATCCCGCGCTTATACGGACGTGCGCGGCTGTCGGGGCAGGTGATCTGGGCGACGCGACTGGAGGAAGTTGTTTCCACCAGCAGCCAGAGCGCGGGCGGCAAGGGCGGCATTGGCGGCGCGACGGCGACGACGACCACCACGACCTATTCCTATTTCGCCAATTTCGCTGTCGGCCTGTGTGAAGGCGAGATCGGCAGCGTCGGGCGTATCTGGGCCGATGGCGATCTGCTCGACACTTCGACGCTGGTGTTGCGTGTGCATCGCGGCAGCGAGGATCAGGCGCCGGACGATCTGATCGTGGCGAAGGAGGGCGCGGCGAATGCGCCCGCCTATCGCGGGCTTGCTTATGTGGTGTTCGAGCGATTGCCGTTGGCGCAATTCGGCAACCGCATTCCGCAACTGTCGTTCGAGATCGTGCGACCGGTTGGCGAGCTTGAGCGCATGACGCGCACGGTGACGCTCATTCCGGGCTCCACCGAATTCGGTTACGAGACCTCCGCGGTCGTTCGTGTGCTCGGTCCTGGTCAGTCGGCGCCGGAAAACCGTCACGTCACCACGGCGTCTTCCGATGTGGTGGCATCGCTCGACGATCTGCAGGCGACGTGTCCAAACCTCGAGCGTGTCGCCATTGTGGTCGCATGGTTTGGCAGTGATCTGCGCGCGGGTGCGTGCAGGATCAGGCCCGGCATCGACAATGCGATCAAGGTGACATCCGGCGGCACATGGTCGGTTGCGGGTGTGACGCGGCCAAACGCCTATCTCGTTTCAAGCGTCGACGGCGTTCCGTCCTATGGCGGCACGCCGTCCGACGACAGTGTCAGGCACCTGATCGCGGAATTGAAGGCGCGCGGACTCAAAGTGACGGTGTATCCGTTCCTGATGATGGATATTCCGCCGGGCAACGCGCTGCCCGATCCCTGGACCGGCGCGCCCACGCAGCCAGCCTATCCGTGGCGCGGACACATCACTTGCGATCCCGCGCCCGGCGTGAGCGGTTCGCCGCAGGGGACTGCAGCAGCAACCGACCAGGTTGCGCAATTCTTCTCCGGCGGCGGTACGAGCGGATGGAATTATCGCCGCATGATTTTGCACTATGCATCGCTGGCTGCGTCCTGCGGTGGCGTGGATGCATTTCTGATCGGCTCCGAACTGAAGGCGCTGACGCGGGTGCGCTCCGGCGCGGGTGTCTATCCGGTGGTGACGGCGCTCGCCACGTTGGCGGCGGACGTGAAGGCTATCGTCGGGCCGTCGACGCTTGTGACATACGGCGCGGACTGGACTGAATACGGAGCGGACGTGGTGACGCCGGATGCTTCCGAGGTGCGCTTTCCGCTGGATGCGCTATGGGCATCGCCCGCCATCGATGCGGTCGGCATCGACTACTATGCGCCGCTGTCTGACTGGCGCGACGAGGCCGGACATCTCGACGCGGCGGATGCTTCGACGATCTACGATCGTGGCTATCTCAAAAGCCGCCTGCAAAGCGGCGAGGCTTATGACTGGTACTACGCGGACGATATCGCACGTGTCGCACAGGCACGCAGTCCCATCACCGACGGTCTCGGAAAGCCGTGGACGTTTCGCGCCAAGGATATCTGGAACTGGTGGCGCAATGCTCATTACGAGCGGGTGGGCGGCGTGGAGCTCGGTGCGCCGACTGCGTGGCTCCCGTGCAGCAAGCCGATCTGGTTGACCGAGATCGGCTGCCCGGCGGTGGACAAGGGCGCGAACCAGCCGAGCGTGTTTCCTGATGCGAAGTCATCCGATGGTAACATCCCATATTTCTCGAACGGCCAGCGCGATGACCTGATCCAGCGTCGCATGCTCGAGGCGATGCTCGGCGCGTTCGACTCTGCGTTCGGCGGCGACGATACACACAATCCTGTTTCGCCTGTCTATGGCGGACGGATGATCGATATCTCCGGCATCCATCTGTGGACCTGGGACGCGCGGCCTTATCCGGTGTTTCCGCTCGCGAGTGATGTCTGGAATGATGCGCCGAACTGGCAGACCGGACACTGGCTGACCGGACGTCTCGGCGGCGCACCGCTCGATGCGACTGTGGCAGCGATTCTGAGCGATGCATCTGTCGAGGGTGTCGATGCGTCCGCGTTGCGCGACGGTTGCGACGGCTATGTCGTCGACCGGCCGATGACGCCGCGGGCGATGATCGAGCCGCTGACCGCGGCTTATGCGTTCGATGCGACAGCGGTGGGAGCCGATCTCGTGTTCGTCCCGCGCGGCGGAGCGCCGGTGATGGAGATTTCGGAAGATGATCTCGTCGATTCGGGGAAAGACGCACTGGCGGCACTGACGCGCGCGCAGGAGACGGAGCTGCCGCGCGAGGTGAGTTTCGGCTACACCGACGCTTCGGTGGATTACCGCCGCGCGGCCGTCACGTCGCGGCGACTGATTGGCGGCGCGAACCGGGCGTTGCATTCGGATCTTGCCGTCGTCACCAGCGATGCTGCCGCCACACGTCGCGCGGATATCTGGCTGCAGGACCTCTGGGCCGGGCGGGAGAGCATTTCGTTCGCGCTCGGCGTGGATCATCTCACCTTGATGCCGGGCGATGTCGTCGGCGTCACGATCAAGGGCAGGCGGCGGCTTTATGAGGTGAGCGAACTGATCGATACCGAGCAGCGGCAGGCCCGTGCGCGTAGCATCGATCCCGATATTTTCAACGTGCCGCTGCCGTTGCCGCGCCTGAGCACGCCGACGATCCCGCCTGCGCTCGGCCCGGTGCAGGCACTCGCGCTCGATCTGCCGATGCTGGACTCATCCGACCCGCCGGTGCTGACGCGCCTTGCGGTGTTCGCAAGCCCGTGGCCCGGTCCGGTCACGGTGTGGCGCTCACCGGACGGCTTGAGCTTCGAGCGTGCGGCGACGGCCTACGTCCCTTCCGTGATGGGTGAGACGCTCGACCCACTGCCGGCTGGTCCGGTCGCCTGCTGGGATCGCGGCAGCGAGGTGCGTGTGCGGCTTTACGGCGGTGCTCTGACGTCGCTGGCCGATGCCAATGTGCTCAACGGCGCCAATGCGGCGGCGGTGATGAACGCGGACGGCGCATGGGAGGTGATCCAGTTCGCGCAGGCCGAACTTGTCGATGACAAGACCTATCGGTTGAGTCGGTTGCTGCGCGGGCAGGCTGGGAGCGAATATGCGATTGCGGTGCCGTTGCCTGCGGGGGCACCTTTCGTGCTGCTCGACGATCATCTGATCGAGATCGCGCGTGGCATCGGCGCGCTGGATCGGTCGGTCGATCTGCGGATCGTCGCCACGGGGCGCAGTCACGACGACCCGTCCGCGCTTGCGATGACGCTGGTGCCGCAGCCGGCGGCATTGATGCCGCTTGCGCCGGTGCATCTGCGCGCCACGCGGGAAAGTGGCGGCAACATCGCGATGTCCTGGATCAGGCGCACCCGCAAGGACGGCGACGCTTGGGGCGTCGAGGTGCCGCTCGGCGAGGATGCTGAGGCCTACGAGATCGACATCATGTTGGGCGGCACCGTGAAGCGCACGCTTTCGGTGAACGTGCCCGCTGCAACATATGTCGCGTCGGATGAAGCCGCCGATTTCGGCGGGCCGCAGACAAGCCTCACCATTCGGGTCTTCCAGCTTTCCAGTGCGGTTGGCCGCGGCCGTCCCGCGCAATCCACCTTCGCGCTTTGA
- a CDS encoding NlpC/P60 family protein — translation MASLVTRAAIVAEARSWLGTRYRHQASLKHVGCDCLGLVRGVWRNCIGDEPELPPPYAPDWAEAHGEETLAQAAMRHLVRVEASEIGAGDVLLFRWREGLIAKHVAIASGEGTMIHAHDGAAVCEIALTPWWQRHLAYAFRFPGVIE, via the coding sequence ATGGCTTCTCTTGTGACCCGCGCTGCCATCGTTGCAGAGGCGCGGAGCTGGCTCGGTACGCGCTATCGCCATCAGGCGTCGCTGAAGCATGTCGGCTGCGATTGTCTTGGGCTCGTGCGTGGCGTCTGGCGCAACTGCATCGGCGATGAGCCCGAGCTGCCACCGCCTTACGCGCCGGATTGGGCCGAGGCGCATGGCGAGGAAACACTGGCGCAGGCGGCGATGCGGCATCTCGTGAGAGTCGAAGCATCTGAGATCGGCGCAGGCGACGTGCTGCTGTTTCGCTGGCGCGAGGGCCTCATTGCCAAGCATGTCGCGATCGCGAGCGGCGAGGGCACCATGATCCACGCCCATGATGGCGCGGCCGTCTGCGAAATTGCGCTGACGCCGTGGTGGCAGCGGCACCTTGCCTATGCGTTTCGCTTTCCGGGAGTCATCGAATAA
- a CDS encoding DUF2163 domain-containing protein, producing MREIPPVLQARLDTGVTMLARCWIVTRRDGLTQGFTDHDGDLVIEGVTCRAGTGFGASEATSRFDLSIDGAEISGAFASDSLTEADLAAGRFDAAQVDTWLVDWSDVTLRVLLSRSTLGEVKREGEAFSAELRGLADKLSQESGRLYTARCTADFGDARCKVALAAAGLNGVGTVSRLLGASIIAADGLDDFAEGVFTAGCLTWTSGANAGLAVEIKEHRMAGGEVRLSLWQAMSEALAVGDAFTITAGCDKRFETCRDRFANGVNFRGFPHIPGNDFVIAGADASANNDGGSLVS from the coding sequence ATGAGAGAAATTCCGCCTGTGCTGCAGGCGAGGCTCGACACCGGCGTCACCATGCTGGCGCGATGCTGGATCGTGACGCGCCGTGATGGCTTGACACAGGGCTTTACCGATCACGACGGCGATCTGGTCATTGAAGGCGTGACCTGCCGGGCCGGCACAGGTTTCGGCGCATCGGAGGCGACCAGCCGCTTCGATCTGTCGATCGACGGTGCGGAGATTTCCGGCGCGTTTGCGTCTGACTCGTTGACGGAGGCTGATCTTGCCGCCGGGCGCTTCGATGCCGCGCAAGTCGATACCTGGCTGGTGGACTGGAGCGATGTGACGCTACGAGTGCTGCTGTCGCGCTCGACGCTCGGCGAAGTGAAGCGTGAAGGCGAAGCGTTCAGCGCAGAGCTGCGCGGTCTCGCCGACAAGCTCTCGCAGGAGAGCGGGCGACTCTACACCGCGCGCTGCACCGCCGACTTCGGCGATGCGCGCTGCAAGGTCGCGCTCGCGGCGGCTGGCTTGAATGGCGTGGGCACCGTGTCGCGTCTGTTGGGTGCTTCCATTATTGCGGCTGATGGTCTCGACGATTTCGCCGAGGGGGTGTTCACGGCCGGATGCCTGACCTGGACGAGCGGCGCCAATGCCGGCCTCGCGGTCGAGATCAAGGAGCATCGGATGGCCGGTGGCGAGGTGCGACTCTCGCTGTGGCAGGCGATGAGCGAGGCTCTTGCTGTCGGCGATGCTTTCACCATCACAGCCGGATGCGACAAGCGTTTCGAGACCTGCCGCGACCGTTTCGCCAACGGCGTGAACTTTCGCGGCTTTCCGCATATCCCCGGCAACGATTTCGTCATCGCGGGCGCGGATGCGTCCGCCAACAATGACGGCGGGTCGCTCGTTTCCTGA
- a CDS encoding DUF2460 domain-containing protein, with product MSSFHEILFPLDIALKSAGGPERRTEIVAFGSGREQRNARWAHSRRRYDAGYGVKTLAALQEVVAFFEERRGQLYGFRWRDRLDHSSAADAAAPSPLDQMLGTGDSAQTQFQLTKIYGSSYAPYARPIGKPVPGSVRVAVAGVEVVAGTDFACDSATGIVTFLPGHSPPSGAAVTAGFLFDVPVRFDTDYLEVDLSAFAAGAIPKIPLVEIKP from the coding sequence ATGTCATCCTTCCACGAAATTTTGTTTCCGCTCGACATCGCGCTGAAAAGTGCGGGCGGACCAGAGCGCCGCACGGAAATCGTCGCGTTCGGCTCGGGGCGGGAGCAGCGCAACGCGCGCTGGGCGCATTCGCGCAGGCGCTACGATGCTGGCTACGGCGTCAAGACGCTCGCCGCCTTGCAGGAGGTGGTGGCCTTTTTCGAGGAGCGTCGCGGACAGCTCTATGGTTTTCGCTGGCGTGACCGGCTCGATCATTCCTCCGCAGCCGATGCAGCCGCGCCATCGCCACTCGACCAGATGCTGGGAACCGGCGACAGCGCGCAGACGCAGTTTCAGCTCACAAAGATTTATGGCTCCAGCTACGCGCCTTATGCGCGGCCGATCGGGAAGCCGGTGCCGGGCAGCGTGCGCGTCGCGGTGGCGGGCGTGGAGGTAGTGGCGGGCACCGACTTCGCCTGCGATTCCGCGACGGGGATCGTGACGTTTCTGCCGGGACATAGTCCACCATCAGGCGCGGCGGTGACGGCAGGCTTCCTGTTCGACGTGCCGGTGCGGTTCGATACCGACTATCTCGAAGTCGATCTGTCGGCGTTCGCCGCAGGCGCCATTCCGAAAATTCCGCTCGTGGAGATCAAGCCATGA
- a CDS encoding phage tail tape measure protein produces MSDTFNSLESTSQLADGLTLRVRDLELSADAFSRAMTNAFAVSVTGGRQFDDVLKLLALRLSSLSLNLALKPVQNSIAGGLENLLSGLTGMGTSASTAVAAASGAVKPFASGGVIGTPTYFPLMQGGVGLAGEAGPEAIMPLKRGPDGRLGVAGAGGGVNNITVQIATPDPGSFRRSESYITGQIARAVARGQRSL; encoded by the coding sequence ATGAGCGATACATTCAACAGCCTCGAGAGCACGTCGCAACTCGCCGACGGCCTGACGCTGCGGGTGCGCGACCTCGAACTGTCCGCGGATGCTTTCTCACGGGCGATGACGAATGCGTTCGCTGTTTCCGTTACCGGCGGCAGGCAGTTCGATGACGTGCTGAAATTGCTGGCGCTGCGGCTCTCCAGCCTGTCGCTCAATCTGGCGCTGAAGCCGGTTCAGAATTCCATCGCCGGCGGACTCGAAAACCTGCTCTCGGGGCTCACAGGAATGGGGACATCCGCCAGCACAGCGGTTGCAGCAGCGAGCGGCGCAGTGAAGCCGTTTGCGTCCGGCGGCGTGATCGGCACCCCGACTTACTTTCCGCTGATGCAGGGTGGCGTCGGTCTTGCGGGCGAAGCGGGGCCGGAAGCGATCATGCCGCTGAAGCGCGGGCCGGACGGACGGCTCGGTGTCGCGGGGGCGGGCGGCGGCGTCAACAACATCACGGTGCAGATCGCGACGCCGGACCCGGGAAGTTTCCGCCGCTCGGAGAGTTACATCACCGGCCAGATCGCGCGTGCTGTCGCGCGCGGTCAGCGCAGCCTGTGA
- a CDS encoding rcc01693 family protein yields MKPFPWADAVGFGLGVLRLAPAQFWAMTPRELAFAIRAVRGAVTEPIDRAALDELMTQFPDRAEPRP; encoded by the coding sequence ATGAAGCCGTTTCCCTGGGCTGATGCGGTCGGGTTCGGGCTTGGCGTGTTGCGCCTTGCGCCCGCGCAATTCTGGGCGATGACACCGCGCGAACTGGCCTTCGCCATCCGTGCCGTTCGCGGAGCGGTCACTGAACCGATCGACCGCGCGGCGCTCGATGAACTGATGACGCAATTTCCGGATCGCGCGGAGCCCCGACCATGA
- a CDS encoding gene transfer agent family protein yields the protein MANSHRGEIAAELGGRPRTLVLTLGALAELESAFGADDLMALAERFGTGRLSARDLVRIIAAGLRGAGETISDDEVAALRVEGGVTSYVRISAELIAATFEEA from the coding sequence ATGGCGAATTCCCATCGAGGCGAGATCGCCGCCGAACTCGGTGGCAGGCCGCGCACGCTGGTGCTGACGCTCGGCGCGCTTGCCGAACTCGAAAGCGCGTTCGGCGCTGACGATCTGATGGCACTGGCGGAACGCTTCGGCACCGGCCGACTATCGGCGCGCGATCTTGTTCGCATCATCGCGGCCGGGCTGCGGGGTGCGGGCGAGACGATTTCCGACGACGAGGTGGCCGCGTTGCGGGTCGAGGGTGGGGTAACGAGCTATGTCCGCATTTCCGCCGAACTGATTGCCGCGACTTTCGAGGAGGCGTGA
- a CDS encoding phage major tail protein, TP901-1 family, giving the protein MGAQKGKDLLLKMNDGTAFVTVAGLRSRKIAFNAETVDVTHAESADRWRELLEGAGVKRASISGRGLFKDAASDALVRQSFFDGAINACQVMVPDFGTIEGPFQISSLEFSGEHNGEVTFDIGLESAGALTFTAL; this is encoded by the coding sequence ATGGGCGCGCAAAAGGGCAAGGATTTGCTGCTGAAAATGAATGACGGCACGGCGTTCGTGACGGTCGCGGGGCTGCGGAGCCGCAAGATTGCGTTCAATGCCGAGACGGTGGACGTGACGCATGCGGAGTCGGCGGACCGCTGGCGCGAATTGCTGGAAGGGGCGGGCGTCAAGCGCGCATCGATTTCCGGGCGTGGCCTGTTCAAGGATGCTGCTTCGGATGCGCTGGTGCGGCAATCTTTCTTCGACGGCGCGATCAATGCATGCCAGGTGATGGTGCCGGATTTCGGCACCATCGAAGGGCCGTTCCAGATCTCCAGCCTGGAGTTTTCCGGCGAGCACAATGGCGAGGTGACGTTCGACATCGGGTTGGAATCCGCTGGCGCGCTGACCTTCACCGCACTGTAG
- a CDS encoding DUF3168 domain-containing protein — MTPANVALRAAIHTALRDDSRLTAVLGGTRVYDEPPRNAAFPYVTLGEARLMDSSGEGGETQEHQLTLHAWSRQGGHREAHMIAGALLQALDDAPLPLEENRLVNLRFALADIRRENDGKTYHALVRFRAVTEPAA; from the coding sequence ATGACTCCAGCCAACGTGGCGCTGCGCGCCGCCATTCACACCGCTTTGCGTGATGATAGCAGGCTCACGGCAGTGCTTGGCGGCACCCGTGTCTATGACGAACCGCCGCGCAATGCCGCGTTTCCTTATGTGACGCTCGGCGAGGCGCGGCTGATGGACTCGTCTGGCGAAGGCGGTGAGACACAGGAGCATCAGCTCACGCTGCATGCCTGGTCGCGGCAAGGCGGGCACCGCGAAGCGCACATGATTGCAGGTGCACTGTTGCAGGCGCTGGACGATGCGCCGCTGCCGCTGGAAGAAAACCGCCTCGTCAATCTGCGCTTCGCGCTGGCCGACATCCGCCGCGAGAACGACGGCAAGACCTATCACGCACTGGTGCGCTTTCGCGCCGTGACCGAGCCGGCAGCCTGA
- a CDS encoding phage head closure protein, whose protein sequence is MIDPGQLRTRLVLQQPIETPDDQGGVTRVWSSYGNAWAKVVPLAAQPGVDADANGATQNYRITMRANFSLTLQHRLVEGAKVYHIAAIRDSGDRRFIEIDAQLRVE, encoded by the coding sequence ATGATCGATCCGGGACAATTACGAACGCGGCTGGTGTTGCAGCAGCCGATCGAGACGCCGGACGACCAAGGCGGCGTGACGCGTGTCTGGTCGTCCTACGGCAACGCCTGGGCGAAAGTTGTGCCGCTGGCCGCGCAGCCGGGCGTGGACGCCGATGCAAACGGCGCGACGCAGAATTATCGCATCACCATGCGTGCGAATTTCAGCCTGACGCTGCAGCACCGGCTGGTGGAGGGGGCGAAAGTCTATCACATCGCTGCAATCCGGGACTCGGGCGACCGCCGCTTCATCGAGATCGACGCGCAGTTGCGCGTTGAATGA
- a CDS encoding head-tail connector protein: MAAILLTPPEAEPISVSDAKAYLRVETDDDDVLIASLIAAARSHVEALGRCALLTQTWRLVLDGWPPDRRIKPKLGPLSAVTDARVYDEVGAAHTIDPENFVLDAAQNLIAVRACSLQQPGRTAAGIEIDVVAGFGDAGSDVPPALMQALRMLIAHWYDNRGMIAIGASIAVMPPSVNALIASHRVLSL; encoded by the coding sequence ATGGCCGCCATTCTTCTGACTCCGCCGGAGGCCGAGCCGATCTCGGTGTCTGACGCAAAAGCATATCTGCGCGTCGAGACCGACGACGATGACGTGCTGATCGCAAGCTTGATCGCGGCGGCGCGCAGCCATGTCGAGGCGCTCGGCCGTTGCGCGTTGCTGACGCAGACGTGGCGACTGGTGCTGGATGGCTGGCCGCCGGACCGGCGTATCAAACCGAAACTGGGGCCGCTGTCTGCGGTGACTGACGCGCGCGTCTATGACGAAGTGGGCGCGGCGCACACGATCGATCCGGAAAACTTCGTGCTCGATGCAGCGCAGAACCTGATCGCGGTACGCGCCTGTTCGTTGCAGCAACCGGGACGCACTGCCGCGGGAATCGAGATCGACGTGGTGGCGGGATTTGGCGATGCCGGTAGCGACGTGCCACCCGCATTGATGCAGGCGCTGCGGATGCTGATCGCACACTGGTACGACAATCGCGGGATGATCGCCATCGGCGCGAGCATCGCGGTGATGCCGCCGAGCGTCAACGCGCTGATCGCCTCCCATCGGGTGCTGTCGCTATGA
- a CDS encoding S1 family peptidase, protein MTPLRLPLAFILTFALALPAHAITGSRSAPSATIAQSLVTVIGPNGVVCTGAVIAPTVVLTAAHCVTSSASLRLVDYSSQPPRLVTPRKALTHPLYSAQAMAAHRATADIALVQLPAPMPGKTPVALGTPNLPVVPGAMFAIAGIGSSAPGGNDVGTARAASLTVTGKPGTLQIRLTDPLTQNKRAGMGGCTGDSGAPMLENQGGRSVVAGVVSWSTGPNFTNGCGGMTGVTPLTLYKGWVVQTARSWGTTF, encoded by the coding sequence ATGACGCCGCTTCGCCTCCCCCTCGCTTTCATCCTGACGTTTGCGCTTGCGCTTCCCGCGCATGCCATCACCGGCAGTCGCTCTGCGCCGAGCGCTACGATCGCGCAGTCGCTCGTCACCGTGATCGGACCAAATGGCGTTGTCTGCACGGGCGCGGTGATCGCGCCGACAGTGGTGCTCACTGCCGCGCATTGCGTGACATCGAGCGCATCGCTGCGTCTCGTCGATTATTCCTCGCAGCCGCCGCGCCTCGTCACGCCACGCAAGGCGTTGACGCATCCGCTCTACAGCGCTCAGGCGATGGCCGCGCATCGCGCCACCGCCGATATCGCACTGGTGCAATTGCCCGCGCCGATGCCGGGCAAGACGCCGGTGGCGCTCGGCACGCCGAACCTGCCTGTGGTGCCGGGCGCGATGTTCGCCATCGCGGGCATCGGCTCCAGTGCGCCCGGCGGCAACGATGTCGGCACCGCGCGCGCGGCTTCCCTCACCGTCACCGGCAAGCCCGGCACGTTGCAGATCCGCCTCACCGATCCGCTGACGCAGAACAAGCGCGCGGGCATGGGCGGCTGCACCGGTGATTCCGGCGCGCCGATGCTCGAAAACCAGGGTGGACGTAGCGTCGTCGCGGGCGTGGTAAGCTGGTCCACCGGACCGAACTTCACCAACGGCTGCGGCGGTATGACCGGCGTGACGCCACTGACTCTATATAAAGGCTGGGTCGTGCAGACGGCCCGAAGCTGGGGTACCACGTTTTGA
- a CDS encoding porin, whose translation MLRKSFVVLSLSVLFALPWADGAFAQQQKHKPRKHPAPEAATTLAPRSPSHNPCAQYGAGFVRAPGSDTCVRIGGYVGVDVGGRF comes from the coding sequence ATGCTGCGCAAATCGTTTGTTGTTCTATCACTGTCAGTGCTTTTCGCGCTGCCATGGGCAGACGGCGCCTTCGCCCAACAGCAGAAGCACAAGCCGCGAAAACATCCCGCGCCGGAAGCGGCGACAACGCTCGCACCGCGCTCCCCTTCACACAACCCATGCGCGCAGTATGGCGCGGGCTTCGTCCGCGCGCCCGGTAGCGACACATGTGTTCGGATCGGCGGTTATGTCGGCGTCGATGTTGGAGGCCGGTTCTAG
- a CDS encoding PilZ domain-containing protein — MVQNRRFARVKPSGRISSSGKIAIDAKSPLIDCFIIDYGAGGVCLQVNPGVVLPKRFELIHGAIKKKCRVAWTNGRKIGVAFQ, encoded by the coding sequence GTGGTTCAGAACAGACGTTTCGCGCGTGTCAAACCTTCGGGGCGTATTTCAAGCTCCGGCAAGATTGCGATTGATGCGAAGTCGCCGCTGATCGATTGCTTCATTATCGATTATGGCGCGGGCGGCGTGTGCCTGCAGGTCAATCCCGGCGTGGTGTTGCCGAAGCGCTTTGAATTGATCCACGGCGCCATCAAGAAGAAATGCCGCGTCGCCTGGACCAACGGTCGAAAGATCGGGGTTGCGTTTCAGTAG